The DNA window CTCCCGGACATCGAGCTCTACATCGCTTGCTTGAGGCCGAGGGTAGTCGGCCAGTCCTTTTCCGAGTTCAAAACGTACAACCCGTTTGCTCTGCGAACCGTCACGCCCAAGCCCGCCGACCTGATCGGAACCCCGATCACCGACCTATGGAGGATCGGCAAGAGGATTGCCTTCGGTTTTGAAGGGGGTGCCACCATGGTGATCCATTTGATGTTGGCGGGCCGCTTCCGCTGGACCGCCCCAGTGGCGGCAATCCAAAGAAAAGTCACCCACGCCTCCTGGCGGTTCGGCGAAGGGTCGCTCCTCCTCACCGAGGCGAGCACCAAAAAGCGCGCCGGCATCTGGCTTTTCCCTGATCGGGAATCAGCCCAAACCCTGGATCCTGGCGGGCTTGAACCCCTGGCCTGCACGCCTGAGCAATTCGCCCGGGTGGTTGCCGAAGGGAACCACACCCTGAAACGGGCTCTGACTAACCCGTTCCAATTTTCCGGGATCGGCAACACGTTTTCCGATGAAATCCTCCATGCGGCCAAATTGAGCCCGTTCAAGCTCGGATCAAGCCTGAGCCCAGCGGAAATGGATGCCCTCTACCGGGCTACGGTCGAAACTCTCACCAAGTGGCGGGATCGGCTAATCGCCGAATTTGATGGCGGCGAAAAATTCCCCGGCCCGGGCCAGGTCACGGCCTTCCGACCCGATTACGCCGCCCACGGCAGATTCAAAGAACCGTGCCCGGTCTGCGGCAAGCCGATCCAACGGGTGGTCTATGCAGAACGCGAGTTCAACTACTGCGCCGTTTGTCAAACCGGCGGACGCCTGTTAGCCGACCGGTCGCTCTCCCGGTTGCTTAAAGACGACTGGCCCCGCTCAATTACCGACGACGAATAGTCCTATCTCATCCCGTCTGGGGGCAAAAGCGGCGGAATCACCGGCTTGCCAGACCGCGGCAATTTTGGCCGCATGATGGTTTTCAAATATTCCCACTTTTCGGCGTCGACAAACTCGCAATGGCTGTCGCAGAAACAAACCAAATAAGTTCCGTCGGGCCACGGTTTGGGGTCGTAGAGCAGGGGCATTTCCGTGATGTCTTCAATGACCGTGGCATTCAGGCCGGCAACCCCCACGTTGTAGCGGAAATCTCCCGGGCCGTTGGGATTCAAAGTCCGGAAAATCTCGCGGTTCTTGCAGTAGGGGTAGACCACGCTCTGGAAATACGGCGTACTTTCGACATAAGGGAATTCGTCGTCATAGTCCGCCAAATAAATCATCGTGGCCGTTCCCAGTTGCTTGATGTTGCTCATGCTGGTCGTCTTGGCCGACGCGGGGACAGCCGAAACCCCTTGCCCCCCACCAGAATTTGCCAATTCCCCCAACGCTTTGACAAACGAAGCCCGGTCCAATCCCGGTACCGCCTCGATCGACGAGATGTTGGCCGGATTCACAAGCCGCAACGTCATCACAAGCGACTCGGGCTTCATTTCGCCCATCCCTTCGGTGGTGGTTCCCGGAGTGGGGGCGTACACGTAAGTCACCAACAGTTCTTGGCCATAAAGCTTGACCGTAGACCCATTCGTCCAACTCGTGGAAATCAGTTGATAGGCGGTGGCGACCGCCGTCGAGTCTTCGCCGTCCGTCATGGCGCCCATCATGGCCAGGGTCATGATGGAGGCCATCGACATCCCGTTCATCTCCCCGCCCAGCTCCTTGACTTTGACAGGATAGTAATCATCCGGCAATTGAGAGATGGGCACCGACGCTTTCAACTCCGTCCCCGGGAAATTCTGGGCTAGGGCCGCCGGGACAACGGCAAACAGCAAGGCGGACAAAGCAAGCCAACGGGTCATGACGGAACTATTCTAGTCGCAAGGACGGTGCTTTTGTTCATCCAAACAACCGCAATCCTCGAGCGGGTCTGAAATGCACTGGCATCTGTATCGCATACCGCGCCCGCCCCCCAAAGTCAGGTGTCACAGTCAATCCGTTCCGGTGGGCAGCCCAGGTGCTTGGCTCAAACCAGGTCTTGCCGACAACCGAGGTGCCCGGAGAGACTAATTGCAGTCTCGGCCAGCGAATATGCGGGAAAATCGATGTTTTCCAAATGCGCGACTAGGTGGCAATTGTATAATCAAACAGTGATTTCACGCCGCGGGGCCTTTACTTTGATCGAACTGCTCGTTGTGATCGCAATCATCGCGATTTTGGCGGCGATCCTGTTCCCCGTCTTTGCCCAGGCCAAGGAATCTGCAAAGAAGACTGCCTGCCTCAGCAACAACAAGCAGATCGGTATTGCCCTCTACCTTTACTTGAGCGACTATGACGATAGCCTCCCCATGGCCAATTACCCGGCCCCGCCGGCCTATATGGGCCCCCCCTGGACTGTCTTCCAATTCCATAACGGGGCCGGGATTTCCGAACTCTCTTGGGCTGACTTGCTCAACCCGTACGCCAAAAACATCCAAATTTTTGCCTGCCCCGACGATGGGCAACAGGCCCGCACCTCGGGCGGGGCGGCAATCCCCGGCGAAAAACTCAGCTATGCCCTCAACTACTATTTTTACCGCCAGCCAAACGGCGTGTCCCGATTTGCCCTCACGGGAGGCAACATGTCGGAGATGACGGCTCCCGCTTCCAAAATCTTTATCGCCGAAACCGGAGTCGACGCAGCGGGTACCCGCCGGGAGATCGTCCGGCCCGACCGAGACGCCGGGATGCACCGCCACATCAACGGCGGCGCCAACTATGTTTATGCCGACACTCACGCCAAGAACCACACCGAGCCCAAGTGGTGGGCCACGGTGGCCCCCAGCGTGTGGGGCAATCCTGATATCGCCCAGGATCAACCCTGTCCGCAGTGGTTCCCTTGGGTTGAAGATACCGGCGAGAAGTGGTAATCGGTCGGCTTAGTTGCCGAACTTGACACCGGTGCCCGGCATGAGCCGGGCACCGGTGCTCCCATTGGAACCCGACTTGCCAGATTTGCCCCAGCCGTAGAATCCGACTCCGGTGACCGTGACTGTTTCATCGACAGTTTTCTTCTCTGGGGTCGGGTGGTATTTCTCTTCCAGTTCTTTACGGGTGGCGGCGATCTGCCCCTCCAACGGCGAACCCTTGCAGATTGATGGGTCAGGGACTTCCACAACTGTGTGCCCGCCCTTTTCACCCCGGATGACCATGTAGAAGTCACCGTCCTTTTTGAGTTCGATCGATTCCAAACGCCCATGCACCCGGAAAGTGTAGCGTTCGAACGATCCCCGCCGCCCCCCCAGGTCTGCCGGAAGATGCATCGCCATGAGCTCCTCCACGGTGATGTCTTTCGGGTTTAGGTCGATTTCGCTTGCCGCGGCATCCATCGTTGTCTTGACTAAGCGGCGCTCAGCGCGCAAATCCGTCTTGGGCTGGTGGGTTGCAGCCCAAATGCCAATCCCGGCCAAAACCAATAGCGAGCCGCCGATCACGATCTCTTTCGACTTGGCGTGTATCATGGGTCTCAAATCCAATTATGTCCGATCTGAAGTTCCGATGCGCCCGGAAACCATCTGGGTTTACGCTGGTCGAACTGCTTGTCGTCATCGCCCTGATCGCCATACTGGCCGCCATCATCTTTCCTGTATTCAGCCAAGCCAAAGAGGCCGGAAAGCGCAGCAGCTGCCTCAGCAATGTGAAAGAAACCGGAATGGCGGTCCAGCTCTATAACTCCGACTATGACAACACCTACTCTCAAACCCGTAAGTCCTCCAAAGATCCGGCAATTGACGATGCCGATGGCAGCCTGGAAGAGCCCGACTTCGGAAGTTTTTTCAACCGGTTGACACCCTACAAAGTCACTGGCGACATGCTTGGCAAGTGCCCCTCTGACCCCGACCCATTGGGCCGGGACTGCGACACTCCCGCCCCCGACCATCCCGATCTCCTGTCATATCTGGTGAACGGATATTTTGTGTTCGGCCTCGCCGAATCGGCGGTGGACAAACCAGCTGAAACCATCCTTCTTGCCGAGCGGCGATCACAAGGGACGGCAACCGCCGACCCGTTTTGCAATTATCTCTATCGCCCGTGGTTCAACCCTGGCAATCCCGCCGCCCCGGCCAACGATATGGATGCCCGCAATGGTGCCATTGCCACCAAACGGCACGTCCGGGCCAATTACGGCTTTGCCGACACCCATGTTAAGGCCCTTTCGTTTGACCAGACTTTCCAGGTTTCAGGATCGCCGAACCTCCATCGCCCCTAGCCGCCGGTATTCCACACCGGAGCTTGGGCACTGATGTCTGCCGCCAGCTTGTCAACGCATTTCTTGAACCAGGCAGGGGTGACCCCGTGGTTTTCCAGCGCGTAGCCGCACATCAAAACATCTTTCGAGGTCACGTAGAACATCGTGGGTTGGATGGATCCATTGGCCTTGAGCAACCCGGCGTAATTGGTCTTGGCCGTGGCCGGCCCCAAGTTGGCGGTCAGCCAAACATAGTTTTTGCTCGGACTGATCTCGGCCCCTACTGGCACATTAAAGGCATCCGTCTTGACCGTGAACGAGTACTTTTCTTTGCCGACCTCTTCATTCAAGACTTTAACTTCGTACCCGAGGTTTTCGACGAGTTTCTTGAGCTCAGGGGCGGTCAACGGCTCGGTTTCTGCCTGAGGCGATCCAATCCCGACCAATGAAGGCAAAGTGAGCGTGAGCCCAGCAAGGGCCATACCGATCTTCATATCAGTAAGGACGCGGAATAGCCGGCGGAGAGTCCGAAAAGCCTGATTTTTTTCCCTTTCAATCGCATGTATGAGTGATACTGTCTTTTGCTTTTTTGACGGAACCGGCTATGGAGAACCTCTACCCAATGCAAGTCGATGCGGTCACATTTAGTGATGAGCAACTCGCAGTTCTGGCATCAGCTCAGTGTAATGAGGTGTTTGAAGCCATCCCCTACGCTCATGCCTCATCAATTCGTGAAATTGCAAAGGAGGTCGATAAAAGCACTGCTTCAGTAGGAGAACATCTTGTCAAGCTTGTCGAAGCTGGGCTCGTTTTGGCTGTTGATTCTCGCAAAAGACGGGCACGAGAAGAGACTCTTTACGCACGATCCGCTTTTCGCTACAACCTTGACCCCCTCAAAATGAGCGATAAATCAAAGGAGCTCTATGTCACCAAGTTTCGATGTGAAATGAGGCAGATCGATCGACTGCACGCTCTCGCACAAAAGGGGCTCAATAATGATGCGTCCCTCATCGATCACATGCTCTATAAAAACTTTGCTGGTTATTTGAGCCCAGAGGGTGCCACAAAGGTTAAAGAAGCCCTTGTTCAAGCCCTCAGGGTTTTTGTTGACAACATGGAAACAGATCCCGCAAAGCGCGAGTCCGGTCACTACGTCCGAGCCAAGTTTGCGGCCATCTTAATGCCAGCCCAGACCGAAAGCGAACGCCGAATCAGAAAGAAAAAGCCCTGAAACAAAAGCCCTATTTGCCGGAACAATTCACGAATCCGGTTATCATAGCGTTCGTTGAGGACACGTATGACCCATTTCCAACGCTATCGCGCGCTCGCCCCCATAGCCCTGATGGCTTGTGCAGCTGTTGCCAATGCAGAACTGCACTACCATGTGACCGAAATCGGTGGTTTGCCCGGAGCCGACCACAGCTACATTTCGGCGATCAACAATTTGAACCACGTTGTCGGCACCAGTTATGCTCCAGGAACGAGCCGAGGATTTATGTGGCGAGAAGATTGGGGCGTGCTTGAAGTCCACCTCTATCATGCGGACTCTAGCGTTGCCACCGACATCAACGACAACGACGCCGTTGTTGGTTTCATGAGCGAGAACGGATTTGAGCATGGCTTTACAACCCACTATGGCGGTTGGTGGTTTAACGAAGGAATCGGCGGAGTATCCGGTGGTCACACTCAAGGGATCAACAACTTGAATCAAAGCGTAGGCGGCACCGGTTGGGCCGAAGACGTTCGGGCGACCGGGTGGCTTCTTGGTTCGCCAGGGTTTGGCTTGCCAAACTATGGGCCACAAGAACCATCAGTTGCATTCCGAATCAACGACTCTGGTGAGAGCGTTGGCTGGGCGAGACTCGCCGGACTGACCCGCGCCACATGGTTCCGGAACAACAACACGGTGTTCGACCTCCACGGGATGTTGCCCGGCGGAACCACCTCTAGCATTGCCAAAGATATCAACAACCTCGGGTGGGTCGTTGGTCATTTCCAAGATGGCAACAGTCACTCCTACGGTTTCGTTTTCAACCAAGAACTCGGTATGCAAGTGATAGACTATGGAACCGTTGGGCTCAACCTAAACGCGATCAACAACAGCGGCATGGCGGTTGGTCGTAGCAACGGAAGCGAAGCGTTGATTTGGACTCAAAACACGGGACTAATCAACATGAATTCGCTGATCGACCCCAATGATGGTTGGGATCTTGTAAACGCGATTGACATTAACGATAACGGATGGATTACCGGCCACGGAGTGCACAACGGTGTCTATACGACTTTTGTTGCGCGGCCCGATTCGGTTCCCGAGCCGGCGAGCCTATCAATCATCGCCATTGGTCTTGGCACCTTGGTCGCTCGACGGCGGCGATAACGGTTCATAGTCGGGGCTTACCAATCCCAAAGACTGTAATGGTCAGGGTCGGTGAGCTCCCGCTCATTTTCCGGCAACGCTTGTTCAATCAAAGCTCGGTGATACGCCTCAAGCGCCGCGCAACCGCCAAAAAACGTCAAAGCCGGGTGTTTGGCCCGGCCCGGCAATCTGCACTCGCCAAAGTCGGCCACCACTTTGCACACCTGGGGGTCATCTTTTAACTGCAATAAAATTTCTTTAAAAAATCACAATGAATTATTTGTGCGAGATCCTTGAAAAATGCTCAGAAAACTGGCAAAATTAGTTTTTCACCCAAATGGGTGGAGAGGAGCAAACAGCATGGAATTCAAAACGACCTTGGCCGTCGGCATGATTGCCGTCGCCTCCTTGGCACAGGCACAAAACATCACGTCCCGTAAGGGCGAAATGAGCTACACCTATGTTTACGGTGCGGGCGGAGACAGCCACTCGGACTCGTACTCAAACGTGAAGACGGCAATTCTCGGTAGCGACTTTGACGACGCCTTTTTCACCGGTTCGACCAGCGGCGTGCTGCCGGGCGGAACCCCCTATGCCGCCGGCGTGGGCACCAACCAGCATTACGAATATGCGGTCACCGGGCCGACCTCGTCCTTTAGCTCGATCTCGGCTTCCGGGTCGACAACCGTCACCACAACAACTTCTGGCGCAGGCACGGCCCAAATGCTGTCCTCTAACCCGGGGAACGAACAGGTCATCGAATTCACGTTGGATTCGTCGGTCGACTACACGCTCTCCGGCATGATCGAAACATCCCTCACCAACGCCGGAACGGCAAACTACGTTGACCTGAGGAGGTTCGATGGCATCACTTGGCAGATCGTTTACACGTCGATCTTCTTGCCCAACCAACAAGGCACGATTGCCTCGGCTGGGACTTTGACGGCCGGGCAGTACCGGTTGGGATCCGGCATCGCGCTCAATGCGTTTGGCAACCAAAATGAATCGGGGTCGTACAACTACCAGTTCGACGTCGTCCCCGAACCGGCCACGTGCCTGCTGGCCATCCCCGCATTGGCCCTTCTCCGGAAAAAGCGGAAATAACCTCTCGGAATCCCGGTAGCTAGGCCGGGGATGTGCTCAATGGGCGGGAGTTTGCCATTCCCACAGGCCGTAATGGTCTGGGTCGGCAAGTTCTCGCCCGTTTTCCCGCAACGCTTGTTCGATCAAAGCTCGGTGGTACGCCTCATGCGCCACGCAATAGGCAAAAAACGTCAAAACCGGTTGTTTGGCCCGGCCCGGAGACCCGGCCCTATTCCGGATCAAAGTCTGCATGAGCCGGTTGGATTCCTCCAAACCCGCTTGGATCTCTTGCCTCTCAGCGGTTTTGGCGTTCAAAGGCTTGAAATCGAATGCCGGCATCCCTTTAACCCCCTCGCACCACATGCCGCGCACTTTGACCAGGTGCACAAAGGCTGACCGCACCGTTTTGCCGCGCCCCGGTTTCAAATCAAAGGCATCATCGGGGATCAGAGCCAGCAATCGCTGGTTCACGTCGTTGTTTGCGTCCCAAGCGGCGACCAGGTCTTCTTGATCCACCTCGGGAGTCTACCGAGGCCCAAAGCCCGCACAACCCATAATAGGGCGTGGCTGAACGGGATCGCCCTGCCTTGATCCTCGCCCCGATGGACGGCATCACCGATGCCGCCATGCGGGCGTTCCAGGGTGCCCAAGGGGCGTTCACCGGTGCCGTTAGCGAGTTTGTCCGGGTCAGCAATCAGCCGCTCCCGCGCAAAGTGTTTGCCCGGGATATCCCGGAGCTTGCAACCGGCTGCCGGACCGAAACCGGACTCCATGTTCAGGTTCAAATCTTGGGTGGCGATCCCGATTGCATGGCCGCCAGCGCCCTCAACGCCGTTTCTGCCGGAGCCGACTCGCTCGACATCAACTTTGGTTGCCCGGCCCCCACCGTCAACCGCAACGACGGAGGAGCCTCAATCCTCCGGTGCCCTAACCGGGTTTTTGAAATCACCCGCGCGGTACGGCAAGCCGTCCCCCCCGAAATCCCGGTCAGCGTGAAAGTCCGGCTCGGTTGGGATACCATCGACGCCATCCACGCCAATGCCGAAATGGCAGAACGCGCCGGTGCCGCCTGGATCACCATCCACGCCCGGACTAAAACGCAAGGCTACTCCCCGCCCGTCTATTGGGAACCCGTCGCGCAGGTGCGCCGGAGTGCTTCCATCCCCATTGTCGCCAATGGCGATATTTGGACATTGGATGACCTGGAGCGGTGCGAAAGCATGACCGGGTGCCGTCACTTCATGATCGGGAGGCCAGCCCTGGCCGATCCGAGGTTTCCCCACCTGGCCGCCCAACACCTTGGCCTGGCCAAACGATCCCCAATCCCCTCAACCGACTGGGTTGCCTTGTTTGAGGGGTTGCTCGCCTTTTCAGACCGGTTTTATGGGCCAGGCAACCCCCATTCACTCAACCGCCTGAAACAGTGGTTGGCATTGGCTTCCCGATTCGGCCAATTCGAAGGATTCGACAACTTGAAGAGGATTCCAGACCGGCGAGGATTCCTGGATGCATTGAAAGCATCTCAAGCTCCGTCGGACTTCATTTCAGATCCATCAGCGGCGTCCCGCCGTCCAGTTTCCCCGGTCGGCTGATCCTTTTCGACCGGCTCTGTCCCGCCCCGTGATTGCCCCAGCCGGGCCGATTCATGTAACCTGGCAAAAATTGGCGATCCCCTTTTTCATCGCAACCTACACGGCTCCCAACGGATCACAGGGGATCTACAAATCCACCCTAGATCTGGAAACCGGTGCCCTTTCTCAGCCAATCCTGGCCGCTGCGACCCCCAACCCCAGTTACCTGGCCATTTCCCCGGATCGACGCTGGATTGCTTGCGTGAACGAACAGAACCCGGGCCAAATGACGCTTTTTTCGCTCTCGCCGGAGGATGAGCTCCATGATCCCCGCGTTTTGCCGTTGCAAGGCAAGGGGCCCTGCTTTCTGCAATTTTTGCCAGATTCCCAGAGCCTGCTAGCCGCAAGCTATGGCTCAGGAGATTTCGAGTGCGTCTCCTTGGCCGGCAAACCGCTGTGGGGTTGGAACAACGTCCAAGCTGGACAATCACCGCCCCACGCCCACTGTCTCCAACCCCTGCCAAATTCTCCGTTCGCCGTCGGCACAGACCTCGGGCGGGACTTGGTCTTGACCTTTCGAGATGGGCGGCCGGTGCAAGCGCATGTTTTGGCCGCCGGCTCTCCTCGCCACTTCGCTTTCGACCCGACGGGGAAGCGGCTTTATGTCGGCAGCGAGCACGGCAACTCCGTCACAACCCTTGAAATCGACCGGGAATCGGGGGCCATGACCGAAACCCAAACGCTCAGCACCTTGCCCATGGATTTCCAGGGCAACAACACGACAGCGGAGGTCTTGCTCCACCCTTCTGGCAAGTGGCTGTATGTCTCCAACCGGGGACACGATTCCATCGCGTGCTTCCCCCGTTTGCCAAACGGGGTTTTGGCGAAGCCGTCCATTGCCACCATCGCCGCCAAAACCCCGCGCGGCATGGCGATCGACCCCTCTGGCCGTTACCTTTTGGTTGCCGGGCAGGAGAACGGAATCGTCACCAGCCTCAAGATCGACGGATCGACCGGCCTCCCATCGCCGACAGGGTTCGAAATCAAACTGTCAAAGCCTGTGCATATGCTTTTCCTGGACTAACTACCCTGGGCCGAGAACTATGGCGTTCAAAACCATTTTCCAAAGGCCCGGCCATTGAGCGCGTTCCGTCGGGTCGTCTGCAAACCAAGTCACCCGACCCCGGCCAAGCTCAACCGATTCGCACCAGGACGTCCCTTCCAATGTCTT is part of the Armatimonadota bacterium genome and encodes:
- a CDS encoding formamidopyrimidine-DNA glycosylase, producing the protein MPELPDIELYIACLRPRVVGQSFSEFKTYNPFALRTVTPKPADLIGTPITDLWRIGKRIAFGFEGGATMVIHLMLAGRFRWTAPVAAIQRKVTHASWRFGEGSLLLTEASTKKRAGIWLFPDRESAQTLDPGGLEPLACTPEQFARVVAEGNHTLKRALTNPFQFSGIGNTFSDEILHAAKLSPFKLGSSLSPAEMDALYRATVETLTKWRDRLIAEFDGGEKFPGPGQVTAFRPDYAAHGRFKEPCPVCGKPIQRVVYAEREFNYCAVCQTGGRLLADRSLSRLLKDDWPRSITDDE
- a CDS encoding prepilin-type N-terminal cleavage/methylation domain-containing protein, with protein sequence MSDLKFRCARKPSGFTLVELLVVIALIAILAAIIFPVFSQAKEAGKRSSCLSNVKETGMAVQLYNSDYDNTYSQTRKSSKDPAIDDADGSLEEPDFGSFFNRLTPYKVTGDMLGKCPSDPDPLGRDCDTPAPDHPDLLSYLVNGYFVFGLAESAVDKPAETILLAERRSQGTATADPFCNYLYRPWFNPGNPAAPANDMDARNGAIATKRHVRANYGFADTHVKALSFDQTFQVSGSPNLHRP
- a CDS encoding tRNA-dihydrouridine synthase family protein, translated to MDGITDAAMRAFQGAQGAFTGAVSEFVRVSNQPLPRKVFARDIPELATGCRTETGLHVQVQILGGDPDCMAASALNAVSAGADSLDINFGCPAPTVNRNDGGASILRCPNRVFEITRAVRQAVPPEIPVSVKVRLGWDTIDAIHANAEMAERAGAAWITIHARTKTQGYSPPVYWEPVAQVRRSASIPIVANGDIWTLDDLERCESMTGCRHFMIGRPALADPRFPHLAAQHLGLAKRSPIPSTDWVALFEGLLAFSDRFYGPGNPHSLNRLKQWLALASRFGQFEGFDNLKRIPDRRGFLDALKASQAPSDFISDPSAASRRPVSPVG
- a CDS encoding ArsR family transcriptional regulator, which gives rise to MQVDAVTFSDEQLAVLASAQCNEVFEAIPYAHASSIREIAKEVDKSTASVGEHLVKLVEAGLVLAVDSRKRRAREETLYARSAFRYNLDPLKMSDKSKELYVTKFRCEMRQIDRLHALAQKGLNNDASLIDHMLYKNFAGYLSPEGATKVKEALVQALRVFVDNMETDPAKRESGHYVRAKFAAILMPAQTESERRIRKKKP
- a CDS encoding PEP-CTERM sorting domain-containing protein (PEP-CTERM proteins occur, often in large numbers, in the proteomes of bacteria that also encode an exosortase, a predicted intramembrane cysteine proteinase. The presence of a PEP-CTERM domain at a protein's C-terminus predicts cleavage within the sorting domain, followed by covalent anchoring to some some component of the (usually Gram-negative) cell surface. Many PEP-CTERM proteins exhibit an unusual sequence composition that includes large numbers of potential glycosylation sites. Expression of one such protein has been shown restore the ability of a bacterium to form floc, a type of biofilm.); translation: MTHFQRYRALAPIALMACAAVANAELHYHVTEIGGLPGADHSYISAINNLNHVVGTSYAPGTSRGFMWREDWGVLEVHLYHADSSVATDINDNDAVVGFMSENGFEHGFTTHYGGWWFNEGIGGVSGGHTQGINNLNQSVGGTGWAEDVRATGWLLGSPGFGLPNYGPQEPSVAFRINDSGESVGWARLAGLTRATWFRNNNTVFDLHGMLPGGTTSSIAKDINNLGWVVGHFQDGNSHSYGFVFNQELGMQVIDYGTVGLNLNAINNSGMAVGRSNGSEALIWTQNTGLINMNSLIDPNDGWDLVNAIDINDNGWITGHGVHNGVYTTFVARPDSVPEPASLSIIAIGLGTLVARRRR
- a CDS encoding lactonase family protein translates to MAIPFFIATYTAPNGSQGIYKSTLDLETGALSQPILAAATPNPSYLAISPDRRWIACVNEQNPGQMTLFSLSPEDELHDPRVLPLQGKGPCFLQFLPDSQSLLAASYGSGDFECVSLAGKPLWGWNNVQAGQSPPHAHCLQPLPNSPFAVGTDLGRDLVLTFRDGRPVQAHVLAAGSPRHFAFDPTGKRLYVGSEHGNSVTTLEIDRESGAMTETQTLSTLPMDFQGNNTTAEVLLHPSGKWLYVSNRGHDSIACFPRLPNGVLAKPSIATIAAKTPRGMAIDPSGRYLLVAGQENGIVTSLKIDGSTGLPSPTGFEIKLSKPVHMLFLD